A window of Onychostoma macrolepis isolate SWU-2019 chromosome 01, ASM1243209v1, whole genome shotgun sequence contains these coding sequences:
- the LOC131543945 gene encoding uncharacterized protein LOC131543945 produces the protein MKWSCKVCRYNATTRGDLLQHYRLQHWPSGTSVACLHLDCPCSFKTWTALRTHLSRYHTQDEDRKPEVILSLKCVLCSSIYTNEKEYFQHLGNHLKSHETTECVFIGCAFKTNIYGTFFTHKSRKHNPHSLEDFKPDVIGKHQTLPNETDLIVSDQTCEDTGPNQSTESSKEIIRTIGSLLLKLESVYNVSSKCIDELVEELNFICTASAPVIQQVVHRSLEKYSCAVEEDVVTELVEELCKSHPLSSALGVNGPFGSSFKRKKYLKEHFDIVEPVEYILNSHEKLSFQYVPLLQTLQHILAKKYLADAVLKILPCTSTQYESYQNGTHFKNNEFFSEEPRISLILYIDDFEVCNPLGTSRKKHKITGVYWALANAPPEVRSTLTAIHLSILCKAVDVKRFGYEAILEPLLKELSVLEQEGVFVPKHRQRLQEVFPNLKLTPKHHYLEHYPALIEAFGPLVNVWTMRFEAKHRFFKRVVRFTGNFKNVLLSLSTKHQMMMAYHWQRNTSMSALSVSKVSSVPLEVLDGRIQESVKELFLN, from the exons ATGAAATGGAGCTGTAAAGTGTGCAGGTATAACGCAACAACGAGAGGTGACCTCTTACAGCATTACAGACTACAACATTGGCCATCTGGAACCTCAGTGGCGTGTCTTCATTTGGATTGTCCATGCTCCTTTAAAACGTGGACTGCTCTCCGCACACATCTGTCAAGGTATCATACACAAGATGAAGATAGGAAGCCAGAAGTAATCCTCTCTCTTAAGTGTGTGCTTTGCTCAAGTATATATACCAATGAAAAGGAATATTTTCAACATCTTGGAAATCATTTGAAGAGTCACGAAACCACAGAGTGTGTGTTTATTGGATGTGCATTTAAGACAAATATATATGGGACATTTTTTACTCACAAAAGCCGTAAGCACAACCCTCATTCACTTGAGGACTTCAAGCCAGATGTAATTGGGAAACATCAAACTTTACCAAATGAAACTGATTTGATCGTGAGTGACCAGACTTGTGAAGACACCGGACCAAACCAATCAACAGAGAGCTCAAAAGAAATTATTAGAACAATTGGTTCACTTCTTTTAAAGTTGGAAAGTGTTTACAATGTTTCTAGTAAATGCATTGACGAGCTGGTAGAAGAGCTTAATTTCATTTGCACCGCTTCTGCTCCCGTTATCCAACAAGTTGTTCATAGAAGTTTAGAGAAGTACAGCTGTGCTGTTGAGGAGGATGTAGTTACTGAATTGGTGGAAGAACTGTGCAAGTCGCACCCTTTAAGCAGTGCACTAGGAGTAAATGGGCCCTTTGGTTCTTCatttaagagaaaaaaatatttaaaggaacactttgaTATTGTAGAGCCTGTGGAATACATTCTCAACTCACACGAAAAGCTAAGCTTTCAATATGTGCCCCTTCTTCAGACATTACAGCATATATTGgccaaaaaatatttagcagatgctgttttgaaaatactgCCCTGCACATCCACTCAGTATGAATCATATCAGAATGGCACACATTTCAAGAACAATGAATTTTTCTCTGAAGAACCACGAATTTCTTTAATTCTTTATATTGACGATTTTGAAGTTTGCAACCCGTTAGGGACGTCACGAAAGAAACATAAGATTACGGGAGTGTACTGGGCACTTGCAAATGCACCACCTGAAGTGCGCTCCACACTAACTGCGATACATTTAAGCATTCTCTGCAAAGCCGTGGATGTTAAAAGATTTGGTTATGAAGCTATTTTAGAGCCACTTCTGAAAGAACTTTCTGTCTTAGAACAGGAAGGAGTTTTTGTGCCCA AGCACCGTCAGAGATTGCAAGAAGTTTTCCCTAACCTGAAACTGACACCAAAACACCACTATCTGGAGCACTACCCTGCTCTGATAGAAGCCTTTGGTCCTCTAGTTAATGTATGGACTATGCGCTTCGAGGCCAAACATAGGTTCTTTAAACGAGTAGTCAGGTTCACAGGTAACTTCAAGAATGTTTTGTTGTCACTTTCAACAAAGCATCAGATGATGATGGCCTACCATTGGCAGAGAAATACCAGTATGTCTGCCCTAAGTGTCAGCAAAGTGTCATCCGTGCCTCTGGAAGTTCTAGATGGTAGAATCCAAGAGTCAGTTAAGGAACTGTTCCTCAACTAA